The Dreissena polymorpha isolate Duluth1 chromosome 10, UMN_Dpol_1.0, whole genome shotgun sequence genome includes a region encoding these proteins:
- the LOC127849089 gene encoding protocadherin Fat 2-like: protein MSGFTLFLVMLCLLQNADAQITGWTETSFSSVSGAGTATISATVTSKVPENSIAGAKLFNAVATKTGSGAIVYIIASGNTGSLFEIDTAGAVKLATGKSLDFETTPSYTLQITASETGATGATGTATLTVSIKNVLEFGQTKYDVNMTCGATADTTVGTYIVMDNTASTTVTYAITSGNINSDFTFNATGVLKVATGKTLSQKTTEKYTMVLLATESGAVADAGSTTVLITVGTCGCSALAATLGLTLVAVVIAVST, encoded by the exons ATGAGTGGATTTACACTATTCCTTGTAATGCTCTGCCTGTTGCAGAACGCAG ACGCCCAGATCACTGGCTGGACAGAAACGTCGTTTTCTAGTGTTTCCGGAGCAGGTACCGCAACTATCTCTGCTACTGTCACCTCCAAGGTCCCTGAAAATTCGATCGCAGGTGCAAAACTTTTCAATGCAGTAGCCACGAAAACCGGTTCTGGCGCAATTGTGTACATCATAGCTTCCGGTAATACCGGAAGTTTGTTTGAGATCGATACAGCCGGTGCCGTCAAGCTTGCTACAGGCAAGAGTCTCGACTTTGAAACTACGCCTTCCTACACCTTACAGATAAC tgcATCGGAAACCGGCGCAACCGGGGCTACCGGGACCGCAACTCTGACGGTCAGCATCAAAAACGTCCTCGAGTTCGGACAGACCAAGTACGACGTTAACATGACTTGCGGAGCGACCGCAG ACACGACCGTTGGGACATACATCGTGATGGACAATACCGCTAGCACAACTGTGACCTACGCAATTACAT CCGGTAATATCAACAGCGATTTCACCTTCAATGCTACCGGCGTGCTAAAGGTAGCAACCGGAAAGACGCTGTCTCAGAAAACCACCGAGAAATACACGATGGTGCTGTTGGCGACGGAATCCGGAGCAGTTGCTGACGCTGGATCTACCACAGTTTTGATCACCGTGGGCACATGCGGGTGCTCTGCATTGGCGGCGACACTGGGGCTCACTTTGGTTGCGGTGGTCATTGCCGTTTCCACTTAA